The Zalophus californianus isolate mZalCal1 chromosome 7, mZalCal1.pri.v2, whole genome shotgun sequence genome includes a region encoding these proteins:
- the LOC113927833 gene encoding HLA class II histocompatibility antigen, DM alpha chain, producing the protein MDHEQRRGAALLRLLHLLWLLPYSRTAPEAPTAAWRDELQNHTFLHTIYCQNWSPSISLSEAYDGDQLFSFDFSQNTRVPRLPEFADWAQKPGDNSTIFFDKEFCQAIIQKIGPKLEGQIPVSRGFPIVDMFTLKPLEFGKPNTLVCFVSNLFPPTLTVNWQHHSDPVEGIRPTFVSAVDELSFQAFSYLNFTPAPSDLFSCVVTHEIDNYTAVAYWVPHNALPSDLLENVLCGVAFGLGVLGIIVGLVLIMYFRKPCSGD; encoded by the exons ATGGATCATGAGCAGAGGCGGGGAGCTGCACTGCTAAGGCTGTTACACCTCCTGTGGTTGCTGCCCTACTCCCGGACCGCCCCTGAAG CTCCTACCGCAGCGTGGCGGGATGAACTGCAAAACCACACGTTCCTGCACACAATATACTGCCAGAACTGGAGTCCCAGCATCAGCCTCTCGGAAGCCTATGATGGGGACCAGCTTTTCTCCTTTGACTTTTCCCAGAACACCCGAGTGCCTCGCCTGCCTGAATTCGCTGACTGGGCTCAGAAGCCTGGAGATAATTCCACGATTTTCTTTGACAAAGAGTTCTGCCAAGCTATAATCCAGAAAATAGGACCCAAACTCGAAGGGCAAATCCCTGTGTCTAGAG GGTTTCCTATTGTTGACATGTTCACGCTGAAGCCCCTGGAGTTTGGCAAGCCCAACACCCTGGTCTGTTTTGTCAGTAATCTCTTCCCACCCACGTTGACGGTGAATTGGCAGCATCACTCCGACCCTGTGGAAGGAATCAGGCCCACTTTTGTGTCCGCAGTTGATGAACTCAGCTTCCAGGCCTTTTCTTACTTAAACTTCACACCAGCACCCTCTGACCTATTCTCCTGCGTTGTGACTCATGAGATTGACAACTACACGGCAGTTGCCTATTGGG TGCCCCATAATGCGCTGCCCTCTGACCTTCTGGAGAATGTGCTGTGTGGTGTGGCCTTTGGCTTGGGTGTGCTGGGCATCATTGTTGGCTTAGTCCTAATCATGTACTTCCGAAAGCCTTGCTCAGGTG atTGA